One genomic window of bacterium includes the following:
- a CDS encoding response regulator yields the protein MTRILVVDDDIELRETVTEVLSGEGFDVSTVGDAEKALDLLNDPGFDLVLLDLIMPGMGGMTAVPLLKKRSPKTRIIMISAFSTVSNAVEAMRLGADDYITKPFKIEELLTAVRKNVEESRLDSCRTVLDMDGTFNSLSNATRRQIIEMLKGEGSLRFMEITRGLGIEDHTKVNFHLKVLKESEVIMQDENRVYKLSDFGQRVAECVAHFVNTLKS from the coding sequence ATGACAAGGATCCTGGTGGTCGATGACGATATCGAACTGAGGGAAACGGTGACAGAGGTCCTGTCAGGCGAGGGATTCGATGTTTCCACGGTGGGAGATGCTGAAAAGGCTCTGGATCTTCTGAACGATCCAGGTTTCGATCTGGTGCTGCTGGACCTCATCATGCCCGGGATGGGGGGTATGACGGCCGTGCCCCTCTTGAAGAAGAGATCTCCAAAAACGAGGATCATCATGATCTCCGCCTTTTCCACTGTAAGTAACGCTGTAGAGGCCATGAGGCTTGGAGCGGACGATTACATCACCAAGCCGTTTAAAATAGAGGAACTTTTAACCGCGGTGCGAAAAAACGTCGAGGAATCCAGGCTCGACAGCTGTCGGACAGTCCTAGACATGGACGGTACTTTTAACAGCCTTTCCAACGCCACCCGCAGGCAGATCATCGAGATGCTCAAAGGAGAGGGAAGTCTGCGCTTTATGGAGATCACTCGCGGCCTCGGCATCGAGGACCACACCAAGGTGAATTTTCACCTGAAGGTACTTAAGGAATCTGAAGTCATTATGCAGGACGAAAATCGAGTTTATAAATTGTCCGATTTCGGCCAGCG